CCGCTCACCGGGTCCCGCAGGAGCGCCCGGCACAGGACGAGCAGGTCGTGGAACTCCAGGCGGCCCGCCGCCCGCCGCTCGGCCGCCGCCGCCAGGGTGAAGGCGCGGATGGCCGAGCCCAGCCGCTCGGCGCAGGCGAACCGCACCGTGTTGCGCAGGGCGGCCAGCCCGTCGCCCGCCAGGCGGAGCCGCCGCCGGACGTCGCCCAGGTCGACGCCCGGCCAGTTGTCGCGCCGGCCCACGTTGCCGGCGCTGAAGCTGGGCGGCCCGGGCAGGGCGTCGTCGCCCAGGGCCTCCAGCAGGTCGACCTCGCCCTCGGCCCCCCGCAGCCGCCCGGCGTGGGCGGCGACGTCGTGCAGGCGCCGGCACAGCAGGTCCCCCTCGGGGTCCCGGCAGCGCCCGGCCTCGGCGCACACCGCGTCGAGCGGTGCCAGGGCCTCCTCCAGCAGGTCGAAGGCGTTCGGCGGCTCCGGGCTCTCGGGCGGCACGCGGTCGGCGACCAGGTCCCAGTTCTCGTCGAAGGCCGCCGCCAGCGCCCGCATGGCCTCGTGGGGGACGCCCGACGCCACCAGCAGCAGGATGGTGCGCTCCAGCGCCCGGTCCTCCAGCAGGTCGTCGCGGAACGCCCGCCAGCGCCGGTCGAACTCCACGCCCGAGCTGACCTCGTCCAGCACCTCGACGTGCGGCGGGAGCCCGGCCTCCACCGGGTGCTGGGCGAGGAGCCGGTGGGCGAAGGCGTGCAGCGTGCCGAGAGCGGCCCCGTCGAGCTGGTCGAGGGCGTCCCGGCACCGGGTGGCGACCAGCCGGGGCACGTCGGCCGCGGCCACCTCCTCCAGCCGCCGGCGGACGCGGTCGCGCAGCTCGGCGCCCGCCTTCTCGGTGAACGTGATGGCGGCGACGGACTCCAGGGGCGCCGCGCCGGTGGTGACCAGGGCGACCACCCGGTTGACCAGCTCGGTCGTCTTGCCCGAGCCGGCGCCCGCGCCGACGAACAGCGTGGCGCCGAGGTCGCCGGCGATGCGGTCCCGCGCCGCGGCGTCGGCCAGGGGGGCGTCACCCATCGACGACCTCGAGGGCGTCGCCCGGTGCGAGGTCGAGAGGCTCGGCCAGCGCCGCGTACGGCGCAACCGCGGCGTCGGCCCGCTTGCGGTCCCAGCGCCGGCGCAGCTCGGCCGTGCCGAGGCCGTCCGGGTCGCACGCCGGGCACTCCACCCACGGGCGGCTGGTGCCACCGGGGGAGGGGCGCGACGGGAACACCCCCGCCTCGATCCCCGCCACCATGGTCCCCAGGGTGGCACCCACCCGGGCGAGCACCTCGGCGTCGACCGGGTAGCCGATGCGCCGGAAGCCGCCCTTGCGGGAGACGAACCAGTACTCGGCGTGCACCGGCGTGGCGGCGTCGCCGGCATGCATCGCCCCCGCCGCGCCGTAGACGGCCAGCTGGAGCTTCGTGCCCCGCAGGTCGGGCTCCTCGGCGCACAGCTTCTCGGCCTCCCGCACGCCGCCCGTCTTGTAGTCGACCACGTGCCGGCTGCCGTCCTCGCCGGCGTCGACCCGGTCGGCCTTGCCCCGGAAGCGCACCGCCCGGCCGTCGGGGAGGGGGATGGCGACGGGGCCGAGGGTGGCGCCCGGGAAGCCGAAGGCCAGCTCGGCGGCCACCGGGCGGGTGCGGTGCCGGGCCCGGTGGTCGTCGTCGGCGTCCAGGAAGCGGCGCAGCTCGGCCAGGACCAGGGCGCGGTCGCGCCGCCAGAACACGGCCCGGCCCGTCAGCCCCCGCTCCTCGTAGCGGTCGCACACCTCGCCGGCGATGCGGGCCAGCCGCTGGCGGTCCTCGGGGCGCCACCGGTCGCCCGGCGCCGGCTGCTCGGCGGGGGGCAGGGCCAGGGTCTCCAGCACGAACCGTTCCAGCGCCTCGTGCACGAGCGACCCCTTGTGGGCCGCCGACATGGCGAGCTCCTCCTCCGGGCTCTCCACGGGCCGGGCCCGGAGGACGTTCTCGACGAGGTAGGCGAAGGGGCACACGGCCCAGCGCTCCAGGCGGGTGGGCGACGTGACGCCGTCGGCCGGGGACGGGACGGCGAGCCCGGCCAGGTTGCCGTCGAAGCGGGTGAAGGCGTCGCTGCGCCGGGCGGCCACCACGGCGGCACCCGCCGCCACCACCGGGTCGCCCGGGTCGAGGCCGGCGAGCAGGGCCCGCAGGCGGTGCTCCGTGCCCGTGGCCGGCGACGCGTCGGGGCGGCGCAGCCCGGCGTCGAACGACGCCATGTGGTCCACCCCACCGGCGCCCGCCCGCAGGAGGTCGTCGCTCCACACCCGGGTGCCGGCCAGCTCGGAGGCGAGCTCGAGCACCCACCGCGACGGCACCCGCTCGCTGCTGCGGCGCAGGTCGCCCCGGGGGACGGCGAGCACGTGCCGGCGGGCCCCGGCCAGGACGGCGAGGAGCTGGTGGTGGTCCCGGGCCACCCGCTGGCGCCGGAGGGGGAGCTCCCCGGCCGTGCGCCGGCGCTCGGCGTCGGGCAGGACGGGGTCGTCCGCCACCGGGGCCGGGAACGAGCCCTCGACCAGGCCGAGGACCACGACCAGGTCGAGATCGACCCCGACGCCGAGGGAGACGGGCGCCACCAGGACGCCCTCGCCCAGCCGCCCCACCCTCCCGAGGTCGGACTCCAGCTCCAGCTCCAGCGTGCGGGCGAAGACGGGGAGGCCGACCGGCCCCTCCACCGCGTCCATGGCGGCCAGGCGCTGGAGGGCGGCCTCCACCCGCTCGGCCGCCTTGCGCTCGTCGGCCGGCCAGGCCAGGCGACCGGCGTCGCCCCCCAGCCCGCGCCGGAGCAGGCCGGTGGCCCACGCCGCGTGCTCGCCCCATCGCCGAGGCGTGGCCGCCGCCGCGCCCAGCTCGTCGGCCAGGCCGACGACCAGCGAGCGCAGCGCCTCGGCCCGGGCCGCCTCCTCCCGGTCCCGCTCGGCCAGCCAGGCCGGCGCATCCGGGTCCGCATCGGCGGCGTCCGCCTCGGCGGCGAGGTCGGCGGCCAGGGTGGCCAGCCGGCGGTCCCAGTCGGAGCGGCCGGCCACCACGCCGGCCTGCCGGGACAGGCGCTCCCAGGCCACCACCGGGGCCCGCTTCCCGTCGTGGCGGACGGGCGCCGACGCCAGCCAGGCGAAGACGTCCTCCCGGCGCAGGCCGCGGTCGGGGAGGGCGAGGAGGTGCAGCAGCCACCGCCCCGCCACCCGGGAGGCGAGCGGCACCACCGACGCGCCGTTGCTCGGGACGCCGGCGGCGGCCAGGTGCTCCGCCACCAGGCGGGCGTAGGGGACGGGGCTGGCGTGGAGCACGGCGATGCGGGCGAGGGGCGTGCCCGCCTCGGCGGCGGTGACCACGGCCCGCACGGCGGCCCGCACCTCGTCGTCGGCGTCCGACGTGGTGACGATGCGGGTGCGCCCGGCCGCCACCACGCCCTCGGCGCCCACCGGGGGCAGGGGCGGCGGAGCCAGGCGGGCCACCGACGCCAGCACCTCGGCGTCGGCCCGGGCGTCGCCCGTCGCCCCCACCAGCACGGGGACGTCGGCCCGGGAGCCGGCCGCCGCCAGCATGGCGGCCGCCGAGCGGGTGAGGCGCTGGGGGAGGTGGACCACGACGGCCCCCAGGCCGGCCGCCGTGGCCCGGCCCCGTCGCCCCCGCAGCAGGTGGGCGGTGGCGGCCATGAGGTCGTGCTCGTCGTACCACCGCTCGGCCAGCCGGCCGGCCGCCGCCGTGCACAGGCGGACGACGTCGGACGCGCGCGGCCCGGCACCGGCCAGCGCGTGGAGGGCGGGAGGGGACAGGTCCCGCAGCTCCCGGTAGGCGCCCACCAGCGCCGCCTCGGTGGCGGGGTGGGCGGCGACCGGCCCGAACACGCCCGGGTCGTCGGCCAGGACCGTCCGCAGGGCGGCGGCGACGACGGGCGTGGAGACGGGCCGGCGCCCGGCGCCGGCCAGGATCGGGGCGGCGAGCAGCTCGGCCAGGCGGGCCGGGGTGAGGAAGGTGACGGCGGCCAGGCCGACCCCGCGCCCGCACACGGGCCCGACGGAGCCGCCGGCGAGCAGCCGCCGGGCGGCCACGCCCACCGCGTTGGTGGGCACCACCACCGTCACCGGGGCCAGGGGATCGCCGCCCTTGGCCGCCGCCACCGCGTCCCGCAGCGCCTCGGCCGCCGGAGGGCCGTAGCGAACCCACGAGATCCGCAGCGCCATCGCGAAGACCTTACGCAGCAGGTGCGACAGCGCTGGCGGGCGCTCAGCCCGACAGGAGGCGGTCGCGGGTGAACCGCCCCGCGCCCCGCACCACCAGCCAGGCGGCGACGGCCCAGACCAGGGCGCCGACGCCGATGGCGATGGGGAGGGTCACGAGCAGGAGCCCCGTCGTCTGGCCCACGGCCAGGAAGATGAGGGGGAGGATGACGGCGCCGCCCAGCTGGTTGGCGGCCTGGGCCGACCTGGCGCGCGCCGACACCCGCACCATCACGGCCATGCCCAGGGCGGCGACCGCCGGTCCGACCCAGAAGATGACCACCGCCCACAGCTTGGTGGGCACGAAGACCCGGTGCATCACCGGCCAGGCCACCGTGTTGGTGACGATGGCGAAGGCGACGAATCCCGACCACGACACGGCGACGGCGGGGAGGAACGCGCCCAGGACCTTGGCGTAGAACAGCTGGCGGTCGGGGATGGGCAGGTGCAGCAGCGTCTCCAGCGTCCGGCGCTCCTTCTCGCCGGCGAAGGAGTCGGCCGCCAGCACGGCGGCGACCATGAGCGGCACGATCAGGAACAGCGGCGCCAGCAGGTAGCCGCTCACCAGCACGATGGGCCGCTCGGCGTAGGGCAGGGCGAGGATGGGCTCCGCCACCGACTCGGGCAGCCGGTGGACGTAGATGCTGACGTCGGGGTTCTCCTGGGCGCGCACGGCGAGGCCGACGCCGAGGGGCAGCACCACCAGCAGGAGCAGCGGGACGATCAGCATCGGGATCACGACCGCCTTCGACCGGCGGACGGCGGTGAGGTCCCGGCGGATGACGGCGGCCACGGCGGCGGCCGCGCTCACCGGACCGGCCCCCCGCCGTGCTCGGGACCGGTCCGCCCCTGGAGGGCGAAGTAGACGTCCTCGAGGGTCGCCGGGCGGGGGACGGCGGCGTACACGGGGACGCCCCGGGCGACGAGGGAGGACACCAGGGCGGGGACCGCCTCCCGGTCGGCCACCTGCACGGTGAGGCCCTCCGACGCGGCAGCGGCGTCCAGCACGCCGGCGGCGCCCGCCACCATACCCACCACCCGCTCGTCGGCCGCCCGCCCGAGGTCGAGGTGCACCGTGAGCCCCGGCCACAGCCGGGCGGCCAGCTCGGCCGGGGTGCCGAACGCCTGGAGCCGCCCGCGGTCGAGCACGGCCATGCGGTGGCACAGGCGCCCGGCGTCGCCCAGGAAGTGCGTGCAGACCACGATGGTGCGGCCGTGCTCGCGGGCCAGGGAGGCGATGAGGTCGATGACGTCGCGAGACGCCGCCGGGTCGAGCCCCGACGTCGGCTCGTCGAGGAACAGCACCTCCGGCTCGTGCAGCAGGGCCAGGGCCAGGGCGACCCGCTTGCGCTGCCCGGTGGAGAACCCCCGGACGGACCGTGAGGCGACGGAGGCCATGCCGAGCCGCTCGAGCAGCTCGTCGGCCCGCCGGCCGGCCTCGGCGGCGCCCATCTCCCGGATCCGCCCGACCAGGACCAGGTTCTCGCGTGCGGTGAGCCGGTCGTCCAGCCCGGCCGTCTCGGTCAGGACCCCGGTGCGCCTCCGCAGCTCGGGCCCGTCGGCGACGGGGTCGAGGCCGAGCACGGACGACCGGCCCCGGTCGGGACGAAGCACGCCGTTGAGGAGGCGGATGGTCGTCGTCTTGCCCGCCCCGTTGGGCCCCAGGAGAGCCACCACCTCGCCGGCGTCCACCTCGAGGTCGAGGCCGTCCACGGCGAGCTCGGCGCCGAAGCTGCGGCTCAGGTCCTCGGTGCGGATGGCGGCGCCCACCCGACGAGTGTCGCAGCCCCGGGGCGCTACGCCGGCGGCCGGCCGGTCATCCCGCGGCCACGCCCGGCTCCGGGAGGTCGTCGCCCGAGGCGTGGCGGAGGATCCCCACGTCGGCGTCGACCTCGGCCACCCGCTCGGCGACCGCCTGCGGCGCCACGGCCGCCCGGCCCGACACCTCCACGATGTGGCTCAGCAGCCCGGCCGTGGCCTCGGAGTCGTGGCGCTCGCCGCTCGCCCGCACGGCCCGTTGCAGGGCCCGGGTGATGATGGCGAGGGTGCGCTCGTTGCTGGTGTCGTACGGCATGTCGCGTGCCAGGGACAGGGCGAAGGCGTAGGCACCCATGAGGGCGGTGGGGCTGTCCTCGGCGGCCTCCAGGAGCTCGGCGACGACGAGCTCGTCGTCGAGTTCCTCGGCCTCCAGGCCCAGCGCTACCGCCAGGAGCTCACGTCCGTCCGTCGCCATGAGTCATTGTCGCGCCCGTAGCATCGGGGAATGACCGAGAACCCCGCCCGCGAGGTCGTCGAGCAGCTCACCCACCTGCTCGAGCAGGCCACCGACGCGACGAAGCCCGTGCTGCCCCGGATCTCCGGGGCCGTCGCCGCCGGCGCGTACTACGAGACGCTGCTGCGCGTCCTGGTCGGCCAGGCGCGCGACAAGGGCCACACGTGGGAGGAGCTGGCCGACGTGTTCGTGACCACGCCTTTGGGGGTGAAGAGCCGGTTCGACACCTACCGCAGCTACGCCGGCGAGGAGCTGCCCGACTGAGCGTCACGCCCGCAGGCCGACGTACTTGGTGGACAGGTACTCGAGGATCCCCTCGCGGCCTCCCTCCCGGCCGAACCCGGAGTGCTTCACCCCGCCGAACGGCGCGGCCGGGTTCGACACCAGCCCCAGGTTGATCCCCACCATCCCCGTCTCCAGCCGCTCGGCCACCCGCACGGCCCGGTCGAGGTCCCGGGTGAACACGTACGACACCAGGCCGTGCGGCGTGTCGTTGGCCGCCGCCACCGCCTCGTCCTCGCCGGCGAAGCGCCCGACGGGCGCCACCGGCCCGAACACCTCCTCGCGGACCACGCC
The Acidimicrobiales bacterium DNA segment above includes these coding regions:
- a CDS encoding PD-(D/E)XK nuclease family protein; translated protein: MALRISWVRYGPPAAEALRDAVAAAKGGDPLAPVTVVVPTNAVGVAARRLLAGGSVGPVCGRGVGLAAVTFLTPARLAELLAAPILAGAGRRPVSTPVVAAALRTVLADDPGVFGPVAAHPATEAALVGAYRELRDLSPPALHALAGAGPRASDVVRLCTAAAGRLAERWYDEHDLMAATAHLLRGRRGRATAAGLGAVVVHLPQRLTRSAAAMLAAAGSRADVPVLVGATGDARADAEVLASVARLAPPPLPPVGAEGVVAAGRTRIVTTSDADDEVRAAVRAVVTAAEAGTPLARIAVLHASPVPYARLVAEHLAAAGVPSNGASVVPLASRVAGRWLLHLLALPDRGLRREDVFAWLASAPVRHDGKRAPVVAWERLSRQAGVVAGRSDWDRRLATLAADLAAEADAADADPDAPAWLAERDREEAARAEALRSLVVGLADELGAAAATPRRWGEHAAWATGLLRRGLGGDAGRLAWPADERKAAERVEAALQRLAAMDAVEGPVGLPVFARTLELELESDLGRVGRLGEGVLVAPVSLGVGVDLDLVVVLGLVEGSFPAPVADDPVLPDAERRRTAGELPLRRQRVARDHHQLLAVLAGARRHVLAVPRGDLRRSSERVPSRWVLELASELAGTRVWSDDLLRAGAGGVDHMASFDAGLRRPDASPATGTEHRLRALLAGLDPGDPVVAAGAAVVAARRSDAFTRFDGNLAGLAVPSPADGVTSPTRLERWAVCPFAYLVENVLRARPVESPEEELAMSAAHKGSLVHEALERFVLETLALPPAEQPAPGDRWRPEDRQRLARIAGEVCDRYEERGLTGRAVFWRRDRALVLAELRRFLDADDDHRARHRTRPVAAELAFGFPGATLGPVAIPLPDGRAVRFRGKADRVDAGEDGSRHVVDYKTGGVREAEKLCAEEPDLRGTKLQLAVYGAAGAMHAGDAATPVHAEYWFVSRKGGFRRIGYPVDAEVLARVGATLGTMVAGIEAGVFPSRPSPGGTSRPWVECPACDPDGLGTAELRRRWDRKRADAAVAPYAALAEPLDLAPGDALEVVDG
- a CDS encoding ABC transporter permease subunit, which produces MSAAAAVAAVIRRDLTAVRRSKAVVIPMLIVPLLLLVVLPLGVGLAVRAQENPDVSIYVHRLPESVAEPILALPYAERPIVLVSGYLLAPLFLIVPLMVAAVLAADSFAGEKERRTLETLLHLPIPDRQLFYAKVLGAFLPAVAVSWSGFVAFAIVTNTVAWPVMHRVFVPTKLWAVVIFWVGPAVAALGMAVMVRVSARARSAQAANQLGGAVILPLIFLAVGQTTGLLLVTLPIAIGVGALVWAVAAWLVVRGAGRFTRDRLLSG
- a CDS encoding ABC transporter ATP-binding protein — its product is MGAAIRTEDLSRSFGAELAVDGLDLEVDAGEVVALLGPNGAGKTTTIRLLNGVLRPDRGRSSVLGLDPVADGPELRRRTGVLTETAGLDDRLTARENLVLVGRIREMGAAEAGRRADELLERLGMASVASRSVRGFSTGQRKRVALALALLHEPEVLFLDEPTSGLDPAASRDVIDLIASLAREHGRTIVVCTHFLGDAGRLCHRMAVLDRGRLQAFGTPAELAARLWPGLTVHLDLGRAADERVVGMVAGAAGVLDAAAASEGLTVQVADREAVPALVSSLVARGVPVYAAVPRPATLEDVYFALQGRTGPEHGGGPVR